The window GCCTGACCGATGCGCGGGCCTTCCGGGGCAAGGACGCCATCCTGTCAGGTCCGGCCGGTGGCGTGGTCGGCATGGCACGGACGGCGGGCGAGGCCGGCTTTGACCGGGTCATCGGCTTCGACATGGGCGGCACCTCCACCGACGTCTGCCACTATGCCGGCGAATACGAGCGGGCCTTTGAGACCATGGTGGCCGGGGTGCGGATGCGCGCGCCGATGATGAACATCCACACCGTGGCGGCGGGTGGGGGCTCGATCTGCGCGTTCGACGGGGCCCGCCTGCGGGTGGGACCGGCCTCGGCCGGCGCCGTGCCGGGGCCGGCAGCCTACCGCCGGGGCGGCCCGCTGACCGTCACCGACTGCAATGTCATGCTGGGCAAGCTGCGGCCCGAGTTCTTCCCGGCGGTCTTCGGGCCCGGCGCCGACCAGCCGCTGGATATCGAGGCTGTCACCGAAGGCTTTGCGGCACTCGCTGCCGAGATCCTGGCCGCTACGGGTGAAGCCATGAGCCCGGAAGCCATAGCCGAGGGCTTCATCACCATCGCGGTCGAGAACATGGCCAAGGCAGTGCGGCAGATCTCGATCCAGCGCGGCTATGACGTGACCCGCTATGTGCTGGCCTGTTTCGGCGGGGCTGGCGGCCAGCACGCCTGTCTGGTCGCTGATGCCCTCGGCATGACGAAGGTCATGATCCATCCGTTCGCCGGGGTGCTAAGCGCCTATGGCATGGGACTGGCTGACCTGCGGCTGATCCGCGAGGCAACCGTCGAACGGCCGCTGGCCGAGGCTGCGGGTGATCTGGCCGGACAGGCTCAGGCCCTGGCCGTCGAGGTCGAGGCGGCCCTTCGTGCCCAGGCCGTACCTGTGGCCTCGGTCGAGACGCTTGCGACCCTGCGCGTCAAATATGCCGGCACAGATACCCCGCTTGTCGTGCCCTTGACCGACGAAGCCGGCGCCCGCGCGACCTTTGAAGAGATGCACCAGAGGCGGTTCGGCTTCACGTCGCCGACCACGGCTCTGATCGTCGAGACCCTGTCTGTGGAGGCCATTGGCCATTCCGATGCGGGAACGGCACCAGATCTGGGAAGAGGCACATCGGGGGACCCGCTGGCCCTGGCCACGGTCAATGTGCGTATGGCCGGTCAGGCCAGAGCGACTCCGGTGTTCGACCGCGAGGCCCTGTCTGTGGGCGCAGAGGTCAAGGGGCCGGCCATCATTCGCGAAGCGACAGGCACCACCCTGGTCGAGCCCGGCTGGCGCGCCACAGTGGATGCCCATCTCAATCTGATCCTCGACCGCATCGAAGCCCTGCCGACCCGCCGTGCCATCGGCACCAGGGCTGATCCGGTGATGCTGGAGGTGTTCAACAACCTCTTCATGGCGGTCGCCGAGGAGATGGGTTTCGCGCTTCAGAACACCGCCTATTCGGTCAATATCAAGGAGCGGCTGGACTTCTCCTGCGCTCTGTTCGACCGCGACGGCAATCTGATCGCCAATGCCCCGCACATGCCGGTGCATCTGGGCTCGATGGGCGACAGCGTGCGGGCCATCCGCGAGGCGCGGCAGGGCGACGGGCGGGGCATGAGGCCCGGCGACGTCTACATGCTCAACGCGCCCTATAACGGCGGCACCCACCTGCCGGACGTCACCGTGGTCATGCCGGTGTTCGACGGCGAGGGGGCGCTGCTGTTCTATGTCGCTGCACGCGGCCACCAGGGCGATATCGGTGGCATCACGCCCGGATCGATGCCGCCAAACAGCCGAACGGTCGAGGAAGAAGGCGTCCTGATCGAGAACTTCCTGCTGGTCGAGGGCGGGCGGTTCCTGGAAGCCGAGACCCGCGCCCTGCTGGCCTCGGGCCGCTGGCCGGCCCGCAATCCCGACCAGAACATCGGCGACCTCAAGGCCCAGATCGCCGCCTGTGCGCGCGGGGCCGAGAGCCTGACCGGTCTTGTCGCCGAGTTCGGCCAGGCCACGGTCGAGGCCTATATGGCCCATGTGCAGGACAATGCCGAGGAGGCGGTCCACCGGGTGCTGGCCACCCTGAGCGACGGCGCGTTTGCCTACGAACTGGATGACGGCTCGGTGGTGAAGGTGGCCATCACCGTCGACCAGAAGGCCCGCACCGCAAGGGTCGACTTCGCCGGCACCAGTGACCAGGTCCCGACCAATTTCAACGCCCCGGCC of the Caulobacter henricii genome contains:
- a CDS encoding hydantoinase B/oxoprolinase family protein, which codes for MTPYDQNLRGWEFWIDRGGTFTDIVARRPDGTLITHKLLSENPEQYADAAVAGVRALLPAGATIDAVKMGTTVATNALLERKGEPTVLAITAGHADALRIGYQARPRLFDRHIIKPEALYDRVVEIDERISVEGELLRPLDESAARAGLQAAFDSGFRAVAIVLMHGFRFTDHEARVAAIAREIGFAQVSVSHEVSPLMKLVGRGDTTVVDAYLSPILRRYVDRVAGELGADTRLLFMQSNGGLTDARAFRGKDAILSGPAGGVVGMARTAGEAGFDRVIGFDMGGTSTDVCHYAGEYERAFETMVAGVRMRAPMMNIHTVAAGGGSICAFDGARLRVGPASAGAVPGPAAYRRGGPLTVTDCNVMLGKLRPEFFPAVFGPGADQPLDIEAVTEGFAALAAEILAATGEAMSPEAIAEGFITIAVENMAKAVRQISIQRGYDVTRYVLACFGGAGGQHACLVADALGMTKVMIHPFAGVLSAYGMGLADLRLIREATVERPLAEAAGDLAGQAQALAVEVEAALRAQAVPVASVETLATLRVKYAGTDTPLVVPLTDEAGARATFEEMHQRRFGFTSPTTALIVETLSVEAIGHSDAGTAPDLGRGTSGDPLALATVNVRMAGQARATPVFDREALSVGAEVKGPAIIREATGTTLVEPGWRATVDAHLNLILDRIEALPTRRAIGTRADPVMLEVFNNLFMAVAEEMGFALQNTAYSVNIKERLDFSCALFDRDGNLIANAPHMPVHLGSMGDSVRAIREARQGDGRGMRPGDVYMLNAPYNGGTHLPDVTVVMPVFDGEGALLFYVAARGHQGDIGGITPGSMPPNSRTVEEEGVLIENFLLVEGGRFLEAETRALLASGRWPARNPDQNIGDLKAQIAACARGAESLTGLVAEFGQATVEAYMAHVQDNAEEAVHRVLATLSDGAFAYELDDGSVVKVAITVDQKARTARVDFAGTSDQVPTNFNAPASICRAAALYVFRTLVDDEIPMNDGCLRPVELVIPEGSMLRPRYPAAVVAGNVETSQVVVDALYGALGVMAGAQGTMNNFTFGDERRQYYETICGGSGAGPDFDGTDAVQTHMTNSRLTDPEVLETRYPVLVEAFSIRRGSGGAGHHRGGDGVVRRIGFREPMTATLLSNRRRVPPFGLVGGAPGALGLARVERADGSVLAMGATDLVEVAAGDAIVIETPGGGGWGAV